The genomic interval GATCTGCCGGATGTCGTGCCCCATCGTCAGCTCGATGTGGCTGTTGCCCTTCACCGGCCGCCACAACAGGTACTCGCTCTGGGCCGAGTGGTACACGCTCCGGGTGGACTCCACGGACGCCAGCGGATCCATGTCACCGAAGATGATGGCCATGGGGATGTGGATCTTCGAGAAGCCCCGCTTGAAGTCGAACCCGGTGCGGTAGCAGACCATCTCCCCGCGGCGGATCCACCTGGCGAACTGCTCCACCACCTTGCGCGGCTCGCGCTCCCCACCCTCGCGCAGCAGCCAGCGCACGTCCTGGGCGCTGACACGCGCGGGGTTGCTCAGCCGGTTGATGCGGGTGGCGAGCCGGTTGAAGAGCGGATGGTCCTCGGCACGGGCGAGCTGCTTCTCGGCGAACTTCAGCCAGTCATCCACCGGGATGTAGTGGAACTGGCGTTGCCGAGGCCCCTCCTTGGGCTCCAGCCACCGGGCCAATCCCTCGTTGAGGACGGAGGCGCCCTTGGCGAGCAGGATCCGCCCCGTGTGCCCCACCTTCTCCTCCAGGTTGAGGCCCGCGATCGCCAGGTCGATGGCCGATCCCATCGCCGGAGTCCACAGCGCCAGCATCCGCAGCAGCATGATGCCCCGGCCCAGGTCCGCCGGAGCGCCGATGGTGATGAGGCCCTCGAAGTCATCGTGGATGCCGGCGTAGCCGTAGCCGAGCATCCCGCCCATGGAGTGGCCACAGTAGAAGATCCGCTCGCGCCGGGTGATGCGCTTCACCCCCGACACCGCGGCCGGCAGGTCGTAGAGGAAGTAGCTGTCGATGTCCCAGCCGTAGTCCAGGTCCGGCGGCAGGGGCCGGCGGAAGCGCGCGCAGCGCTCCTTCTGGAACTCGATGGAGCTCTTGCCGTGTCCGCGCAGCTCCAGGATGTGGATGTCCACCCCGAAGAAGAGCAGGTTCTTGACGAACTGGCCGCTGGTCCAGGCATGCCGGTTCTGGGAGAAGCCATTCACCAGCAGCAGGGGCTCGCCGAACAGGGGCTGCGCGAAGGGCTGCTTCACCGGCCGGTAGCGCGTGATGACCAGCGACCAGCCATCGGCCGTCTCCACCACGTACTTCGTCTTCTGGTAGAGCGAGCGGAAGTCGAGCTCATCGATCGTCGGTGTATGGGGCCCCGTCGGGGTCGCCGCTCTCCAGTCCGGCAAACGCATACCTTGAATCTACGGACTGTGATGCAATGCGCCAAGGTTTCCACCGAGCCTGGCACGTATGGAACCCACCAGGAACAGTGAACCGGTGCACAGGATGACGTCACCGGGAGCCGCTCGCCCGCGAGCTCCGGCCATTGC from Archangium lipolyticum carries:
- a CDS encoding alpha/beta hydrolase, whose protein sequence is MRLPDWRAATPTGPHTPTIDELDFRSLYQKTKYVVETADGWSLVITRYRPVKQPFAQPLFGEPLLLVNGFSQNRHAWTSGQFVKNLLFFGVDIHILELRGHGKSSIEFQKERCARFRRPLPPDLDYGWDIDSYFLYDLPAAVSGVKRITRRERIFYCGHSMGGMLGYGYAGIHDDFEGLITIGAPADLGRGIMLLRMLALWTPAMGSAIDLAIAGLNLEEKVGHTGRILLAKGASVLNEGLARWLEPKEGPRQRQFHYIPVDDWLKFAEKQLARAEDHPLFNRLATRINRLSNPARVSAQDVRWLLREGGEREPRKVVEQFARWIRRGEMVCYRTGFDFKRGFSKIHIPMAIIFGDMDPLASVESTRSVYHSAQSEYLLWRPVKGNSHIELTMGHDIRQICYDIKNLIEYARTHRNRTPALPRLR